The Panicum virgatum strain AP13 chromosome 3N, P.virgatum_v5, whole genome shotgun sequence genome includes the window accttttttctctttttatatACTTGTGTTGCTTGGTTGAATGGTGGGAAAGTAGTGTCACACACAACAGTTCATGCAATCAACTAGTTTCATACTTGTGCTATCCTTTAGAATTGCTTGTTTTATAATCATAACTTAATATTGTGGACTTTGTTGGGTTGGTCATGTCAGACTTATGGTGATGCTTATATGTTCTTAGGGATGTTTATTTTGCTAGTGTGGTTATATTTTGTTACTCTTGCTTTAGGGGAGATGctgccaattttttttatttgtaagGCTTGGGGAAAGGTTTGGATGGCATCTTGATTGTTTTTGGTTCTGGGGTGTTACACACCATGCCGGTCAACTTCCAGGACGGACGGTTGCTTGTACTCCTGTCCATGGACCATGGGTCGTCGTCTCGTGAGCTCGATAGTGCCCGCCAGATATCGACGGATCCGTACTCCTGAGCTGCTTAGATTTCATTTTAATGATAGGACCGTCCTGATCGGCTAGGCAGCTACATCGACGCTGCAATATCTTTGATCCGATTCGGCGTTCATGGGGTTGTCCTGATTTTGGCAATTATTTTTACAACAAGCATCATTGAAATCGCTAATAATTTAAGTTGCAGGTTCGGGGACGTGGCCGAGCTGGTCGAGTGCATGTCCCTGAATATCTACGCCCGGCTCCCGGCTGCCGAGCTCACGCCGGCGACCACCTACGCCGCGTACCTGGTGTACGGCGTCGTAAAGGGACACCGCGGCCTGAGCTACCCGGACCAGGAGACGACGGTGGCGCTGGGCGGGGGACGCGTGGCGCCGGCGCGCCACGCCGTGTGCCTCCACCcgacgaggccgaggcgcgCAAGTTCAGGGCCGTGTCCCGCAGCACCAGCGACGAGGAGCCGAGGTGGCCGAGGCTGCGGGAGGACGGGTGGTCGGAAATGGagatggcgacggcgacggcggcgggaggccCCGGCGACGgtcgcgggcgaggaggtggcggtgagcTTCGAGGTGCTGGGGTAGTGGGGTGGTACCCGAAACACGGGCTCATTGTGGAGGGCGTCGAGTTTAGGCCCGTCAACTGACTTCCACGGTTgaagcggtttttttatttttatattttttatttcgttttttacaaaaatatattttcgatttggaaatttacaaaaatatatcccggccgccccgctgccgggcggcaagggcttatctgtaaaaaaaagaaaaaaaattgcggACAGATCCGTGGGAaccggccgggcggccggcctcccagaGCGGCCGGCCCCCACCGCTATATAAGGGTGTTGGCTGCcctcccccctcatttgccttgctaaaaatccagaaaaaaaagagagggagggagggggcggaggggtgagggagaggcaaagcggcgaagccctgtcggattttcaagccggcgactttaggtaactaaaattttctacattttataaatagattatgttgtaattatttttttgaaacagtagattaccaatcagttcaattattattaggagtgattagtggtacatttagttgtatttacttatagtgattagcgttgatatagtacattaagtgttagatttagtattagaaaatactagaaaattgttagagaagtattagaaaatgcaagataatattagaaaattgtagaaaatgttagaaaattgtagaaaatgttagaaaattgtagagaatgttagaaaattgtagagaatgttagaaaattataacaaaaattatagaaactattttgtttaaacagtagattagcaatcattttaattattattaggactgattagtggtacatttaggtgtagttaattGTAGTGATTagtgttgatatagtacattagcaatctaattaattaatcttaaaaattgcaagataatattagaaaatttctaaaatgttacaaaatattagaaattattattaatggttagaaaatcatataaattatttaggaaatataaggaaatattagaaatatttagatgtatgtgattgtattgtattgttttgatcttacgtggtaggtatggccggggttactcctgcgttgctggacccaacaatagactcgggtcaccggtccttccttgcgaaggttcagcaccaagaactaaacgtgctgcgttgttttatttctttatcttcgttgagataccttacatgaaatttattttgcagtcttcagatgctccagaaaactgtggttttaccatATGGgccgatcctgcaccaattgattcagttcaggagttcatcgagtacctccagataaagatctttgatctggatgCAAGGTAAACCATTACGAGGaattgagcgagggtaacaaagacgacgaagatgatgataccagcaatgcagccgCTTCataggatgaaccatgcactattccttactgcaactgcccttgtcacaagaagaagggccctgcccatccggcaccaccgcctgcaccacctgcaatgggtggatactgtggagaaggctcaacgcagtttgctacgtgggggtacggctactaggactacctatTGCTAGTCACATGCtgtatcgttgtgtttgttgtgtttttctaaATTACCTAAGACATGTtagcttagttcagaatctgtttaccgtagttgcaacgggttctgccatgccactgcatgtctgatgtgtgtttcattaacgttgtattatgatgtaattcctatggtttatattgtgtaatgcagtttttagttcttaattcttaccgttatatttgatgtgtggttcacagtatTCTAGTCTCTTGAAAatgtccgaaaatattaaaggcaagttcgaagattcactagattgcttgtgcgtgcgtggcacctcggcgccgtgatctgtggcgcgaagacgtgttatctcggcgccacATATTACAGCGCCCACCCGCagggtctatttctgcaaaaagttacaaaaagaGCACATATGTGAAATTATTTCGCGAAAAGGactaaattgcaaaaaaaaatgccggccgccccgcagccgggcggcctgggaggccggccgcccAGTTGCCGGGCGGCCGGTTCCCAGTGACCTGTCTGCAATTTATTTTCGTCTTTTTTTGCAggtaagcccctgccgcccggcagccgagcggccaggtcccggccgcccggcagcggggcggccggtgtatatttctgtaaatttccaaatcgaaaatatatttttgtaaaaaacgaaaataaaaaataaaaaaataaaaaaccgccaCGGTTGAACCAAGGGAAATTTGGAACTATGCTCCCAATTAATTTGGCAAATAGTAGTAGATATCATGTATTGTTGGCATTTTAAAGTCAAGTGGTGTTTTCAGAAATTTCATGACAACTTGTCTCAAACCAATGTTGATAGGTAGAGATCATGTATTATGATTAATTATCTGATAACCGGAACAAAGACAGTCGTCAGTCGGTATAGGTGGACTAGAGCTAACCACGAGAAGCCATGGGCACGGTATAGCACAAAAGCAAACATAAccatttcgcaaaaaaaaaagaaaccaaaCACACCTCGATAACgataaaatcataaaaatttaAAATGTTCCAAAACAAATCATATATGAAACTTGTACAGTAAACAATTCAGAGATGTAAAACCTTATAAAACTACTGCTTAACTGAATCTACTTATACCCAACTAGTATCTGCTAATGACGACGCTCCAGCTATATAATGTAGAGACCTGAACACCTGCACCGGCACCGTATGCGCCACAACCACATGCGTCGTGTCGGCGCTCACGGCCACGCCGTTCGGGTATGACATGCGTCGTGTCGGCGCTCACGGCCACGCCGTTCGGGTATGGCAGGCCGGCCCTGAGCACGGCGACCTCCTTGGTCCGTGCGTCGTACCAGAGTAGTTGCCCCGTCGCGTCGGCGTTCATCATGATCTCCGTGTTGAACCTGTGCGGTACGTGGTGCTGCTATCGGTGAAGTAGACGTCGTCGGTGGCCTGGTCGACGTACAGCCTCAGCCAGTCAAACACAACAATATATTTTGGTTCCCTCCAATGCTTCAGAGTTCCATGGCCCGTATACACAAATCCTTATCCTTGAGACCTTGACAGTGAAATTTAAGTTTTTCTACTTACTTGTTGTAACACTTTGAATGGTGCATCCCAAGGAATGGGATTATATATAGGATGTGACAGTGTAGTAGTCTTTGGTACTGGCCTACCATCCGTTGCTACAAATCATCTAGTAATCGTTCATGTATCATTCATCTACCATGAGTATGAGCCATGAGTTCGTTTTCATGGCGCATGTATGATTGTGGTTGTTTGCATGGTGCCAATGTCGTGTGCACTGAAATGAACAAGAGGCCGATGGAACGAACAAAGAATGCACGTCTCCGTTGCTTTTAGTCCCATACCGGGGATCCAGTCAGACAGGATGGCACTCAAATGGGTGGGCCGGCGCAGGGACGGCGTGCCGCATGACCCCAACATGTCAGCACACCCAGACCACGAGGAAACTCGTGTGCTGGTGGCCTCGTGCGCGGCACGCGCACGCAGCAAACATCTTGAATTAAAAGGAAAGAATTCACCCCCGGCCACCACGATCTCTTAACCCCAGGCGCATGACACATCCGCCTAGccctttttaaattttttttctttcttttctgcttTTTGATTACGAGTAATTGATAGGCCATGTTGCATTCTTGCTCATTGATCTCTGCTAAGCAATGCAAGTTCTTTCTTACAGACACGGCAAACTAAAGCAAGCTACAGAAAAATCCCAGTTACACTAGTCGATCTCTAGTTAAAAAATGGCACAAGCCGTTACACTCTGCTCAGTGATCTCCAGTTGGATCTCAAATTCCCAGTGGCAATTACAGTTCATTAAGCCGCCGACTTTGTTTCATGCTCGACACACAAGATAAATTAACTGTAAATCCTCACTCCCTCAGGCATTACACTAACAACATCAAATATTCCTATGAAAGAGCACTGGAGATTCAATCACCGCGCATCGGAATTCAGGAAGTACAAAAAAACAAAACTGCTTGCATCGTCATCTGCCCTACCATCTTCGCTTGAAGTTGCTTTCCTCGTCGCTCAAAGTTGAGCCCTCGTACGCGTGCCTCCTGTACGAATGCCTGGAGCTGGATTTCCGACTCCTAGAACGCGACCGCCCCTTCCTCCTACCATGGAACTCCTCATTGTAGTCATCAGACTCAAAGCTACCACTGTCCACTGCACGTCTATGCTGGCTGCCATCCCTTGGACTGCTAGCATGATGTGTTCCGGCCTTCTTCCGACTATGGTACTCCGCATAGTATTCATGGGACTCGATGCTGCTGTCTCGCGTCTCTGGAACCGATCTGCCACCGCTCCTGGATCCTCTTTTCTGAGCTGAGGCGCGGGAATGATGAAGCTCTGGTTTCGGAGATTGTGGACCTATGTTTTTGCAGCTGTCGGACAGCCTTGCGTGTGCAGAAGCTTCATGATCTTGGAAAACTCCACGCTGGAATCCACTGCTGCAGAAATCAATAGTCAGAAATGGTCAGTGTAGCAATTCAGAGGTGAGATAAGATGCGGACAATGAATTGAACGGTGAGGAAACAATAATCTACAAAATATGTCTCCAGGTGCAAAAGATCCATACAATCAGCATAATCTAGTGCTTCCGCAGTTCGGTTTGCTAGTGACTGCAAGTGACACACAAATATATCTACTTATTAACTATTTGGTGTGATTTTACCACGTTGAACTCAACACACCTGCAATGGCTTGCTGGGTAGCCTTGCATTCCAGGAGTGTGCAGTGGTAAGTTGCTGATATCATTGACATTATACAAGCCCATAGGGTAGCCGCTGGAAGGCATATTAGGCATAAAGTACATGCTGTAAGGATCAGCTCCCCAAGGCAgtcctccaagtccaaatgaaGAGTTATAACATGATAGTTCAAATGGAACGTTGCAATCATATCCAGCACAGTTGGCATCACCATTTCCAGTTGTGCCagacttctttttcttctttgctGACTTACTCTTAACCACTTTTCGCTCAAGCTTCCCTGAAGCTATTGCTACTCCATCAGGTGCCAACTGTTTTTGACATCTTGGCTCTGGAGCAGTTTTCATGGCATCTGTCAGCGCTATGGTCTTTTTTACTGATGTTTTTTCAGTCTCTTCAGTTTTACTCTGGAGACCAGAACGTGTCTGTTCCTGATGATGATCTATTGGATTTTTGCATGCAGTTATCAAGAAACTACCTTCAGTAGCAGCCGATGGTGTGCTGTCCATATGTTGATTATTGTCCCCTTTTAACGCAGCGGATGCAGTGAAGCTGATAGATTTGCCATCTAAATTGCTGCTAATGGAGCTTGCAAGATT containing:
- the LOC120667023 gene encoding E3 ubiquitin ligase PQT3-like isoform X1, encoding MIQQNSTVLVHRLAGHPIDTIDTSPIVLENDVMASNKTVAESTLKSSAITETDDEEVAAIRNVIDAAEIKWGGSSSGGGYDGEELGRHNVRPLEVQAPPPGYVCRICHIPGHFIRHCPSGSKPPPPGYICHKCGVPGHFIHSCPNYGDRKNDSRRTSSLIPIVSSFDDGIPAELVQAMSSSVSDSLPAELHCPLCKKVMIDAMLTSKCCYDSFCDKCIRDYIIAQAKCICGVKILADDLIPNQTLRSTISSMLSSRSGGLSNGTGNLASSISSNLDGKSISFTASAALKGDNNQHMDSTPSAATEGSFLITACKNPIDHHQEQTRSGLQSKTEETEKTSVKKTIALTDAMKTAPEPRCQKQLAPDGVAIASGKLERKVVKSKSAKKKKKSGTTGNGDANCAGYDCNVPFELSCYNSSFGLGGLPWGADPYSMYFMPNMPSSGYPMGLYNVNDISNLPLHTPGMQGYPASHCSSGFQRGVFQDHEASAHARLSDSCKNIGPQSPKPELHHSRASAQKRGSRSGGRSVPETRDSSIESHEYYAEYHSRKKAGTHHASSPRDGSQHRRAVDSGSFESDDYNEEFHGRRKGRSRSRSRKSSSRHSYRRHAYEGSTLSDEESNFKRRW
- the LOC120667023 gene encoding E3 ubiquitin ligase PQT3-like isoform X2, with translation MIQQNSTVLVHRLAGHPIDTIDTSPIVLENDVMASNKTVAESTLKSSAITETDDEEVAAIRNVIDAAEIKWGGSSSGGGYDGEELGRHNVRPLEVQAPPPGYVCRICHIPGHFIRHCPSGSKPPPPGYICHKCGVPGHFIHSCPNYGDRKNDSRRTSSLIPIVSSFDDGIPAELVQAMSSSVSDSLPAELHCPLCKKVMIDAMLTSKCCYDSFCDKCIRDYIIAQAKCICGVKILADDLIPNQTLRSTISSMLSSRSGGLSNGTGNLASSISSNLDGKSISFTASAALKGDNNQHMDSTPSAATEGSFLITACKNPIDHHQEQTRSGLQSKTEETEKTSVKKTIALTDAMKTAPEPRCQKQLAPDGVAIASGKLERKVVKSKSAKKKKKSGTTGNGDANCAGYDCNVPFELSCYNSSFGLGGLPWGADPYSMYFMPNMPSSGYPMGLYNVNDISNLPLHTPGMQGYPASHCSGFQRGVFQDHEASAHARLSDSCKNIGPQSPKPELHHSRASAQKRGSRSGGRSVPETRDSSIESHEYYAEYHSRKKAGTHHASSPRDGSQHRRAVDSGSFESDDYNEEFHGRRKGRSRSRSRKSSSRHSYRRHAYEGSTLSDEESNFKRRW